TCGCGCGGCGGCCAGCCTGCGCCCCAGCCCGCGGGCGGCCTCCTCGGCCTGCTCCTCGCCGCCCAGCAGGTCGACGACCTCGGCCAGCACCGAGGCGAGCGAGCCGTAGTCGCGAGGGGGCAGGCTCACCGACAGCTCCACGCCCGCCCTGCGGTAGACCTTCGCCGGACGGCCGCTGCCGGGCCCCTTGCGCTCCTGCGGCCGGAAGGCGGCCTCCAGCAGCCCCGCCTCGACCAGCTTGTCGAGATGATGGGCCGCCAGCGTCCTGGACACTCCCGCGGCCTCGGCCGCCTCGCCGCGGCCCACCTCACCGCCGCTGGCCGCCACGAACGCGTACAGGCTGCGGCGGACGGGATCGCTCAGCTGGGACAGGGCCTCGAGGTCGCTCACAGCGGGGAGTCTACGAGCCCCTAGTAGGCGGCCAGCACGTCCACGACGAACACCAGCGTGTCAGCCCCGGTGATGCCGAACTGTGGGTGGCCCGTCGCGCCGTAGCCGTGGGAGGGCGGGACGATCATCAGCACCCTGCTGCCGGTCGGGACGCCGACGAGCGCGCGGTCCCAGCCCTTGATGACGCTCCCCTCACCGATCTTGAACGCCTTGGGCTGACCCGACTTCCAGGTGGAGTCGAAGACCTTCCTGCTCCCCCACACCGCGCCCTCGTGCTGGGTGACCAGCAGCTGCCCCGCCTTCGTCCTGGGCCCGTCGCCGCGCTCGAGCACCTTCGCGGCGAAGGCGCGGGGCGCGGGGCCCGCGGGGATGGACAGCCTCGGGCGGCCCTCGCCGCTCACCCTGACCCCGCCCAGGGCGCCCGTCCCCGAGGCGTGGGCGTTCCTGGCGTGGGCACCGAGGATATCGATCACGTAGAACAGCTCGTCGTCGGGGCCGATGCCCTGCGGCGGGTTGGCGCCGAAGCCGTCCTTGGGCGGGATCGCGGCGATCACCCTGCTGCCCACCGCGCGGCCCTGCAGCGCCTTGTCCAGGCCCGGCAGCAGCTGCCCGACGGGGAAGGCCGCCGGCGTGCCGCGGTTGAAGCTGGAGTCGACCAGGCGGTTCTCCCTGCCGTCCCAGATGTGCGCGGTGTACTGCACGATCGCCACGTCGTTCTTGCCCAGCTTCGCGCCCTTGCCCGCGGTGAGCTGGTCGATCTGCAGGTCGGCCGAGGGCTTGCCGGCCGGGAAGACGATGGTCGGCTTGGCCCCGAACTCCCCGCCCACCTTCAGGTCGAGATCGTCACCGGCGGAGGCGCCCGTGCACGCGGTCAGCAGCGCCAGCGGCACCAGCAGCAGGAGCAGGCGCATGGACGTCCTCCCTGAGACACACCCGTCGGACACGAAGGCCCGGCGGCAGAGAGTCTGCCACCGGGCCACCGGTCTATCAGATTTCGTGTCAGTAGGCGGCCAGAACGTCCACCACGAACACCAGCGTGCTGCTGGCCGGGATGGTGCCGGAGTCCTTGTCGCCGTAGCCCAGGTTCGGCGGGATCACCAGCAGCAGGCGGCTGCCGACCTTGGCGCCCTCGAGCGCCTGGTCCCAGCCCTTGATGACCTGGCCGGTGCCGACGCCCTGCAGGGTGAACGGGTCCTTGCCCCAGCTGGAGTCGAACTGCTTGTCGCTGCCCCAGAGCTTGCCCGTGTAGTGGACGACGACCGACTGGTTCTTCTGGACGGCCGGGCCGGTGCCCTCGATGACCGTCTTGTTGATCAGCTTGGCCGGCGGCTTGTCAGCGGTCTTGGTGGTCAGCACCGGCGCGGCGTCGCCCCCGGGGTTGGTCAGCTTCACGCCCTTGACCTTGGGGTCCTTCGCCTCGCCCCGCGCCGCCTTGGGCAGCGTGGAGACCAGATCGAAGACGAACACCCGCGGCTTGGAGGTGTCGACGCCGTTCTGCTTGGCCTGGGCCAGCTCCTGCTCGGTGTAGCTGTCGTTGGCCACGACGGTCATGAAGCGGCCGCCGAGCTTGGTCTTGCCGAAGCCGTCGATCATCACCTTCGGCATGTTGTCGTTGACGGTGATCGGCTCGGTCTTCTTGGTGTCGTAGGTCGAGCCCTCGAGCGTGTTCTGCTTGCCGTCCCAGCTCCAGACGGACAGGTTCACGAACACGGTGTCGCCCTTGGCGACACCGGCGCCCGTGCCGGGGCTCAGCACCTCCATCGACGACTTCTTGGCGGGGTCGCCGGCGGGGAAGGTCACCGTGGGCTTGGCGCCCACGTTTCCGGTGACCTTCGGCCCCGACGCCGCTGCGGGCGCGTCACTGGCGGGCTGCGTGCCGCACGCTGCGGCGAAGATCAAAGGCACTGCTGCAAGTACGGCCAGGCGGCGGCGCATGGAGTTCCCTCAAGGAAGTCGGACAGGTTCGCGTCACCCTACCCGACCCCCGTGTACGACCTTGATAAGTAACCGGTAAACGGTTCTCACATTCCGGCGATGAGCTTGTCCACCCTCTCGTCGACGCTGCGGAAGGGGTCCTTGCACAGCACGGTGCGCTGCGCCTGGTCGTTGAGCTTGAGGTGCACCCAGTCGACGGTGAAGTCGCGCCGCTTCTCCTGCGCCTTGCGGATGAACTCCCCGCGCAGCCGCGCCCTGGTGGTCTGCGGCGGCACCGACTTGGCCTCGAAGATCTTGAGGTCGGAGGCCACCCGCTCGACCGCGCCGCGCTTCTGCAGCAGGTAGTAGAGGCCGCGCCGGCGGTGCACGTCGTGGTAGGCCAGGTCGAGCTGGGCCACCCGCGGGCTGGACAGCGGCAGGTCGTACTTCTTCCGGTAGCGCTCGATGAGCTGGTACTTCGTCACCCAGTCGATCTCGCGGGAGACGAGATCGAGGTTGCCGGTCTCGACCGCGCGCAGCGTGCGCTCCCACAGCTCGAGCACCCTGCGCGCGATGGGGTCGCCGCCGCGCCTGTCGACGAAGTCCTTGGCCTTGGTGAGGTACTCCTGCTGGATCTCCAGCGAGGAGGCCTCGCGCCCGTTGGCCAGGCGGACCCTGCGGCGTCCGGTCATGTCGTGGGAGACCTCGCGGATGGCCCTGATCGGGTTCTCAAGCGACAGGTCGCGCATCACCGTGCCCGCCTCGATCATCCGCAGCACCAGGTCGGTGGCGCCGACCTTGAGCAGCATCGTCGACTCGCTCATGTTGGAGTCGCCGACGATGACGTGCAGCCTGCGGAAGCGCTCGGCGTCGGCGTGCGGCTCGTCGCGCGTGTTGATGATCGGCCTGGACCTGGTCGTGGCGCTGGAGACGCCCTCCCAGATGTGCTCGGCCCGCTGCGAGACGCAGTAGACCGCGCCGCGCGGCGTCTGCAGCACCTTGCCGGCGCCGCAGATGATCTGCCGGGTGACCAGGAACGGGATCAGCACGTCGGCCAGGCGGCCGAACTCGCCGTGCCTGCCGACCAGATAGTTCTCGTGACAGCCGTAGGAGTTGCCGGCTGAGTCGGTGTTGTTCTTGAACAGGTAGATGTCACCGGCGATGCCCTCTTCGCGCAGCCGCTTCTCGGCGTCGACGAGCAGGCCCTCGAGGATGCGCTCGCCCGCCTTGTCGTGGGTGACGAGCTCGATGACGTTGTCACACTCTGGTGTTGCGTACTCGGGGTGGCTGCCCACGTCGAGATAGAGACGCGCGCCGTTGCGGAGGAAGACATTGCTCGATCGGCCCCAGGAGACGACCCGGCGGAACAGGTAGCGGGCGACCTCGTCCGGAGACAGCCTGCGCTGCCCCCTGAACGTGCAGGTCACGCCGTACTCGTTCTCCAGCCCGAAGATGCGACGATCCATCACCTCACACTAGTTCCCCGAAAAGGCCAGCGGGAGAGATCTTCGCGTGTTTCGGTTTTCTTTCAATTACCGAGCGCGTTGCCCGACCCGCAATTGAGCCTGTCCGACTCGACACCCCCGATCCGCGTGAGGGGACCGCGAGAGGTGGCTCAGGAGAC
This window of the Nonomuraea africana genome carries:
- a CDS encoding helix-turn-helix transcriptional regulator, whose product is MSDLEALSQLSDPVRRSLYAFVAASGGEVGRGEAAEAAGVSRTLAAHHLDKLVEAGLLEAAFRPQERKGPGSGRPAKVYRRAGVELSVSLPPRDYGSLASVLAEVVDLLGGEEQAEEAARGLGRRLAAARGGAADVAEVLRERGYEPYTEEGEVRQRNCPFHALAEEQPLLVCSMNLALCQGLLEGLGQDPGRARLDPRPGECCVTLSKTNEN
- a CDS encoding FKBP-type peptidyl-prolyl cis-trans isomerase; translation: MIFAAACGTQPASDAPAAASGPKVTGNVGAKPTVTFPAGDPAKKSSMEVLSPGTGAGVAKGDTVFVNLSVWSWDGKQNTLEGSTYDTKKTEPITVNDNMPKVMIDGFGKTKLGGRFMTVVANDSYTEQELAQAKQNGVDTSKPRVFVFDLVSTLPKAARGEAKDPKVKGVKLTNPGGDAAPVLTTKTADKPPAKLINKTVIEGTGPAVQKNQSVVVHYTGKLWGSDKQFDSSWGKDPFTLQGVGTGQVIKGWDQALEGAKVGSRLLLVIPPNLGYGDKDSGTIPASSTLVFVVDVLAAY
- a CDS encoding FKBP-type peptidyl-prolyl cis-trans isomerase, which codes for MRLLLLLVPLALLTACTGASAGDDLDLKVGGEFGAKPTIVFPAGKPSADLQIDQLTAGKGAKLGKNDVAIVQYTAHIWDGRENRLVDSSFNRGTPAAFPVGQLLPGLDKALQGRAVGSRVIAAIPPKDGFGANPPQGIGPDDELFYVIDILGAHARNAHASGTGALGGVRVSGEGRPRLSIPAGPAPRAFAAKVLERGDGPRTKAGQLLVTQHEGAVWGSRKVFDSTWKSGQPKAFKIGEGSVIKGWDRALVGVPTGSRVLMIVPPSHGYGATGHPQFGITGADTLVFVVDVLAAY
- the pafA gene encoding Pup--protein ligase, producing the protein MDRRIFGLENEYGVTCTFRGQRRLSPDEVARYLFRRVVSWGRSSNVFLRNGARLYLDVGSHPEYATPECDNVIELVTHDKAGERILEGLLVDAEKRLREEGIAGDIYLFKNNTDSAGNSYGCHENYLVGRHGEFGRLADVLIPFLVTRQIICGAGKVLQTPRGAVYCVSQRAEHIWEGVSSATTRSRPIINTRDEPHADAERFRRLHVIVGDSNMSESTMLLKVGATDLVLRMIEAGTVMRDLSLENPIRAIREVSHDMTGRRRVRLANGREASSLEIQQEYLTKAKDFVDRRGGDPIARRVLELWERTLRAVETGNLDLVSREIDWVTKYQLIERYRKKYDLPLSSPRVAQLDLAYHDVHRRRGLYYLLQKRGAVERVASDLKIFEAKSVPPQTTRARLRGEFIRKAQEKRRDFTVDWVHLKLNDQAQRTVLCKDPFRSVDERVDKLIAGM